One segment of Fimbriiglobus ruber DNA contains the following:
- a CDS encoding C2 family cysteine protease → MTRATFHLGAVMVLLILASPARGADPEVTFASVVNSHYAKWTKDSPDGKLTAERVAALVNGTKVRGKEAMAVAAIHHYFTGKNAPKTVDEAFLLAPKSLDAESKEANFQGRFARYQNTLKNTPRTLFADGAPAREGIRQGGVNDCYLISMIGAFVTHHPERVRSMIEEEKDGAYLVNFPGSAPVKVPRLTDAQIVLLDNSAGSQGLWLKVMAEAHAIQRRKSHANPKVALDDLGGGGCPPIIALLTGQKENQIKHFSFHPNGKEKPHSETEIVRALRNIQEHKLVASTGTGGRPPGGAPPTPGIMDNHAYALLGYNAGKKLVTVWNPWGDDWEPKEAPGLQNGYSRKGGAFTLPLHEFLIVMGGFDVQAREPSTKPVSNK, encoded by the coding sequence ATGACTCGCGCGACGTTTCACCTCGGTGCCGTGATGGTTCTGCTGATCCTTGCGTCGCCGGCGCGAGGAGCAGATCCCGAGGTCACGTTTGCGTCGGTCGTCAACAGCCACTACGCGAAGTGGACCAAAGACAGTCCCGACGGGAAGCTGACCGCCGAGCGCGTCGCCGCTCTGGTCAACGGCACCAAGGTGCGTGGTAAGGAGGCGATGGCGGTCGCCGCCATTCACCACTATTTCACGGGTAAGAATGCCCCCAAGACCGTCGACGAGGCGTTCCTCCTCGCCCCGAAAAGTCTGGACGCCGAGAGCAAGGAGGCGAACTTCCAGGGCCGGTTCGCTCGCTACCAAAACACGCTGAAGAATACGCCCCGCACGTTGTTCGCGGACGGCGCCCCCGCGCGCGAGGGTATCCGACAGGGCGGGGTCAACGACTGCTACCTGATCTCGATGATCGGTGCGTTCGTCACCCACCACCCCGAGCGCGTACGGTCCATGATCGAGGAAGAGAAAGACGGAGCCTACCTGGTGAATTTCCCGGGGAGTGCGCCGGTCAAGGTTCCGCGGCTGACGGACGCCCAGATCGTCCTCCTCGACAACAGCGCCGGATCGCAGGGGCTCTGGCTCAAGGTGATGGCGGAGGCCCACGCGATCCAGCGCCGCAAGTCCCACGCGAACCCCAAGGTGGCGTTGGACGATCTCGGTGGCGGCGGCTGCCCGCCGATCATCGCCTTATTGACCGGCCAAAAAGAAAACCAGATTAAACATTTTTCGTTCCACCCCAACGGCAAGGAAAAACCGCACAGCGAGACGGAGATTGTGCGGGCGCTGCGGAACATCCAGGAGCACAAGCTCGTCGCGTCCACCGGCACGGGCGGTAGACCTCCGGGCGGCGCGCCGCCCACGCCGGGAATCATGGATAACCACGCCTATGCGCTTCTCGGCTACAACGCGGGCAAGAAACTGGTCACCGTCTGGAATCCTTGGGGAGATGATTGGGAACCGAAAGAGGCGCCCGGATTGCAAAACGGCTACTCCAGAAAAGGGGGCGCGTTCACCCTGCCGCTGCACGAGTTCCTGATCGTCATGGGCGGTTTTGATGTGCAAGCCAGGGAGCCGAGTACGAAACCCGTGTCGAACAAATGA
- a CDS encoding DUF1559 domain-containing protein yields MPSSRTGRSAFTLIELLVVIAIIAILIGLLLPAVQKVREAAARSTCSNNVKQMGVAIHNYQSTTGVLPPAWNGVSGTLPQGSLFWELLPYIEQGSLYNNWTNIPAAQGSASVTNGYQSWWVPVSTGYLYNFNTVKTYNCPSDSTAFLGTTPSSSGWAASSYVHNYQLFGTVAGPGAPGGWPTNSAVSYKPQYNLGNVPDGTSNTIALAERYAFPGGLTSGHYNHWDYPAQATAEHAPYLGYYNYSLPQFAVSPANATYTLAQSAHNVMICGLLDGSVRTVGSGISQTTWQQAITPADGVPLGSDW; encoded by the coding sequence ATGCCCTCTTCCCGTACCGGCCGGTCGGCGTTTACGCTGATCGAGCTGTTGGTGGTCATCGCCATCATTGCCATTCTGATCGGGCTCCTCCTGCCGGCCGTCCAAAAGGTCCGCGAGGCAGCCGCCCGCAGCACCTGCAGCAACAACGTCAAACAGATGGGGGTCGCGATCCACAACTACCAGAGCACCACCGGCGTGCTGCCCCCGGCCTGGAACGGGGTGTCGGGCACCCTGCCGCAGGGGAGCCTGTTCTGGGAACTGCTCCCGTACATCGAGCAGGGCAGCCTGTACAACAACTGGACCAACATCCCGGCCGCCCAGGGCTCCGCGTCGGTGACGAACGGGTACCAGAGCTGGTGGGTCCCGGTCTCCACGGGCTACCTCTACAACTTCAACACGGTCAAGACGTACAACTGTCCGTCCGATTCAACCGCGTTCCTGGGGACCACGCCCTCCTCGTCCGGCTGGGCGGCGAGTTCGTACGTCCACAACTACCAGCTGTTCGGGACGGTGGCGGGCCCCGGGGCCCCCGGCGGGTGGCCCACGAACTCGGCGGTCTCGTACAAGCCGCAGTACAACCTCGGCAACGTGCCGGACGGGACGTCGAACACCATCGCCCTGGCGGAGCGGTACGCGTTCCCGGGCGGGCTCACCTCCGGGCACTACAATCACTGGGATTACCCGGCCCAGGCGACCGCCGAACACGCCCCCTACCTGGGCTACTACAACTACAGCCTCCCGCAGTTCGCGGTGTCCCCGGCGAACGCCACCTACACCCTCGCCCAGAGCGCCCACAACGTGATGATCTGCGGCCTGCTGGACGGGAGCGTCCGGACCGTGGGCAGCGGCATCAGTCAGACGACCTGGCAGCAGGCCATCACCCCGGCCGACGGCGTTCCCCTCGGGTCGGACTGGTAA